The following coding sequences lie in one Rutidosis leptorrhynchoides isolate AG116_Rl617_1_P2 chromosome 6, CSIRO_AGI_Rlap_v1, whole genome shotgun sequence genomic window:
- the LOC139856046 gene encoding protein S40-6-like has protein sequence MEYEETDVWYVCNERTDFDPKVVKLNGSSSTLTSRIFSQSTTARMIPRPKSNNSDMESFVPKRQSAPVNIPDWSKIYGKSNRSSQNSTFLDYGDHDGKQSWDSDDDDDDDDGDGNYMIPPHEWIAQKLARSQISSFSVCEGAGRTLKGRDLSRVRNAILTKTGFLE, from the coding sequence ATGGAATATGAAGAAACTGATGTGTGGTATGTTTGTAACGAAAGAACAGATTTTGACCCAAAAGTTGTGAAGTTAAATGGGTCATCTTCTACTTTGACTTCAAGAATTTTTTCTCAATCAACTACAGCCAGAATGATTCCAAGGCCAAAAAGTAACAATTCTGACATGGAATCGTTCGTTCCGAAACGACAATCAGCGCCTGTGAACATTCCTGATTGGTCAAAGATTTATGGAAAATCAAACAGATCATCACAGAATTCTACATTTCTTGATTATGGTGATCATGATGGGAAACAAAGTTGGgacagtgatgatgatgatgatgatgatgatggtgatggtaatTACATGATACCTCCCCATGAATGGATTGCACAAAAGCTTGCAAGAAGTCAAATTTCTTCATTTTCTGTATGTGAAGGTGCTGGAAGAACACTTAAGGGCAGAGATCTGAGTAGGGTAAGGAATGCTATCTTGACCAAAACAGGATTTCTTGAATAA